Genomic window (Bradyrhizobium sp. 186):
GCGAGGGGGATTCCGACCCGCGTGGAGTTCTTTGGCGAACGCACCGCCCGCACCCTGAGGCGTGAGGGGTTGCGCGCCAATCTGTTGATTGGAAACAACGTCCTCGCCCACGTGCCGAACCTGAACGACTTCGTCAAAGGCATGAGCATCCTCCTCGAGGATCGAGGCGTCATTACAATGGAATTCCCGCATTTGATGCGGTTGTTCGATGAATGTCAGATCGACACGATTTATCACGAGCACTTTTCCTACTTTTCCTTCATCTCCGTCGAGAAGATTTTTGCGGCGCATGGGCTGACGTTGTTTGACGTGGAGGAACTGCCTACGCATGGCGGGTCGCTGCGGATCTATGCCCAGCACAGCAAAGGATGGCATCCAATCTCGCACCGGGTCGACGATCTCCGGACGCGCGAGATCAGCGCTGGATACGCCGATCTTGATCACTACGATGCGTTTGAAGAACGCGCTATGCAAACCAAACGCAAGCTGCTCGCGTTTCTCGAGGAGGCGAAACGCCAGGGCAAGCGGGTGGTCGGGTACGGCGCCCCGGCGAAGGGAAACACCCTCCTGAACTATTGCGGTATTACCACCGATCATATCGAATATACGGTTGATCGAAGTCCACACAAGCAGGGCTGTCTGTTGCCGGGCACCCATATTCCGATCTTCGAGCCTGAGCGGATCAGCGTGACAAAGCCGGATTACATACTCATCCTGCCCTGGAACTTGAAACGAGAGATCGTCAACCAGCTGTCGTTTGCCCGCAGCTGGGGAGCGCAATTCGTGGTGCCGATCCCGGAGCCTAGACTCGTAGATTGATCCTGGTTGAGTTCGTTAGCGAGGCGAGGGATGGACGACATTGCGCGGCATGTAGATCTTGCGAACCTCAGGGAAAGTGAGATGGCGGTCGATCTGTCGGCTGATGAAAGCGGGCAGGCGATTTACGACTTTATCGCAGACATGTATCCGATCTGCCGTAGCATCACGGGAGACGGGGTTCGAAGAACAATTGACTTAATCCGAAACTACATCCCGCTCACAACTTGTGAGGTACCTTCAGGTCTGCAGGTGTTCGATTGGACTGTGCCCCCGGAGTGGAACGTTCGGGACGCATACATAAAGAACAGCGCCGGCGAACGTGTGGTCGATTTTAAGAAGTCGAACCTGCATCTCCTCAGCTACAGCATGCCGGTGCGGGCGCGCATGACACTCGACGAGCTCAAGCCCCATCTTTACTCGGATCCAGAAAGACCTGATTGGACGCCCTATCGCACGAGCTATTACCAGACGACCTGGGGCTTCTGTTTGCCGCACAATCAACTGCTGGCAATGCTGGAGGACGACTATGAGGTCTG
Coding sequences:
- a CDS encoding class I SAM-dependent methyltransferase, coding for MAPSVRAAEPSCCRFCNTPLERVFIDLGLSPLANSYLRDEKAKRDERFFPLRAYVCGECFLVQLEEWEAPENIFGDYAYFSSYSESWLQHAKSYVARAMERFGIGPQSKVVEIASNDGYLLQYFVEKDVPVLGIEPAQNVAAVARARGIPTRVEFFGERTARTLRREGLRANLLIGNNVLAHVPNLNDFVKGMSILLEDRGVITMEFPHLMRLFDECQIDTIYHEHFSYFSFISVEKIFAAHGLTLFDVEELPTHGGSLRIYAQHSKGWHPISHRVDDLRTREISAGYADLDHYDAFEERAMQTKRKLLAFLEEAKRQGKRVVGYGAPAKGNTLLNYCGITTDHIEYTVDRSPHKQGCLLPGTHIPIFEPERISVTKPDYILILPWNLKREIVNQLSFARSWGAQFVVPIPEPRLVD